The proteins below are encoded in one region of Myxococcales bacterium:
- a CDS encoding insulinase family protein, which yields MKTFLIHIALLAALLIACSSTAPRRSNHATKSLATTDYKTNKAKEAPPKSDAPDELKFPAIERQKLDNGLELNVVEMHDLPMVHLQLVIREGEAADPKDKPGVASLTASMLEEGTRRLSSSALAETIEFLGAELHVGSNADQLYVGISALSKDLEKVLSLLGEIISQPGFRANEFTKLKKREHARLELSRNDPYFLASREFYKALYGDHPYAHIDTNEQALETISREDLIRWHREHVLPNNAFLVAVGDLDQESFSKLASSSFKNWKKRDLPKMATFDPKRRQNRQVFVVDRPESVQSVIYWGNLSIERSNQDYIPLLVANQVLGGSAAARLFMDLREKRSLTYGAYSRFDERAGLAPFKVSAAVRTEVTGQAMDAFAEHLHRITTEPVPDDELQNAERLLSDSFPLQLETYGSIADLVSELRLFGLPDHYWDSYRGKIRDVSVEQAQQAAQHYITPDRGVIVVVGKAADIAQDLRRFGKVTVLDSSGKEIASFAAAGK from the coding sequence ATGAAAACTTTTCTTATTCACATTGCCCTTCTTGCTGCCTTGCTAATCGCGTGTTCATCCACTGCACCACGCAGATCCAATCATGCTACAAAGTCATTAGCGACGACTGACTACAAAACAAACAAAGCTAAAGAAGCTCCGCCCAAGTCGGATGCCCCCGATGAACTTAAGTTTCCAGCGATAGAGCGACAAAAGCTCGACAATGGCTTGGAGCTTAACGTGGTTGAAATGCACGATTTGCCCATGGTTCATCTGCAACTGGTAATCCGGGAAGGTGAAGCCGCCGATCCAAAAGATAAACCGGGCGTAGCAAGCCTTACCGCATCGATGCTTGAAGAGGGAACGCGCCGTCTTAGTAGCAGCGCCCTTGCCGAGACCATTGAGTTTCTCGGAGCCGAACTTCACGTCGGAAGCAATGCAGATCAGCTTTACGTTGGTATCTCGGCGCTAAGCAAGGACCTGGAAAAGGTCTTGTCTCTGCTTGGAGAAATCATCAGCCAACCCGGCTTTCGCGCAAACGAATTTACAAAACTTAAAAAGCGCGAACATGCACGACTTGAACTTAGCCGCAACGATCCCTATTTCCTAGCAAGCCGCGAGTTTTATAAAGCGCTCTATGGCGATCATCCCTACGCGCATATCGATACCAACGAGCAAGCTCTTGAGACAATTTCCCGTGAGGACTTGATTCGTTGGCACCGCGAGCATGTGCTTCCCAACAACGCTTTCCTCGTTGCCGTAGGCGATCTTGATCAAGAGAGCTTTTCCAAGTTGGCAAGCTCCAGCTTTAAGAACTGGAAAAAACGCGACTTGCCAAAAATGGCAACTTTTGACCCGAAAAGAAGACAAAACAGGCAGGTTTTCGTTGTAGATCGGCCAGAATCTGTTCAGTCCGTAATTTACTGGGGCAACTTGAGTATTGAGCGCAGCAACCAAGATTACATTCCGCTCCTTGTCGCTAACCAAGTGTTGGGTGGCTCGGCTGCCGCGCGTTTGTTTATGGACTTGCGGGAAAAACGCTCGCTCACTTACGGCGCATACAGCCGCTTTGATGAACGTGCAGGGCTTGCTCCCTTTAAAGTTAGCGCCGCAGTCCGCACAGAAGTCACCGGCCAAGCCATGGACGCCTTTGCCGAGCATCTGCACCGTATAACAACGGAGCCTGTACCCGATGATGAACTGCAAAATGCAGAACGCTTGCTTAGCGATTCCTTCCCTCTTCAGCTCGAGACCTATGGAAGTATCGCAGACTTGGTTTCAGAACTTCGTTTGTTTGGACTGCCCGATCACTATTGGGATAGCTATCGCGGGAAAATCCGCGACGTTAGCGTTGAGCAAGCGCAACAAGCCGCACAGCACTATATTACCCCAGACCGCGGTGTCATCGTCGTAGTTGGCAAAGCAGCGGATATCGCACAGGATCTACGTCGCTTCGGTAAAGTTACCGTCTTAGATAGCTCCGGCAAAGAGATTGCAAGCTTTGCTGCTGCTGGAAAGTAA
- the glmS gene encoding glutamine--fructose-6-phosphate transaminase (isomerizing), giving the protein MCGIVAYVGTKPCASILIDGLKRLEYRGYDSAGLALLNGEQIHLRRAVGKLSNLEQLLSESPIQGSTGIGHTRWATHGRPSEVNAHPHVVDDVAVVHNGIFENHLELRGSLEQQGIKMSSDTDTEIVAHLIALARKRTNSLKDAVKQALSQVRGSYALAVICLKEPQTIVVAKNASPLVVGKGENGEMLCASDIPALLPYTRDVLPLEDGDLAVLEPGKLHIEDSQGKSIERETHHIQWSAVMAEKDGFKHFMLKEIHEQPRAVEDTLRGRLHRSEGRIEGKEIGLDADAVAQIKRVYLLACGTSYHAALLGRDYIERFAKIPTTIELASEFRGRDAVICPGDLVIAISQSGETLDTLMAAKQAKAKGAKVLSVCNVLGSALPRMSDAAFYTHAGPEIGVASTKCFTTQVTAMLLLSIYFGGIKGTLSKEQSTALIEDLVRVPQLMRDTLANIEKPLSELAKSYSHARDVLFLGRGLSFPIALEGALKLKEISYIHAEGYSAGEMKHGPIALIDDAMPVVVVLPKDEHYEKTLANLQEARARDGKVIAITFDDTPEVDTIADEVIRVTTVQSALSPLFTVLPLQLFSYFVADAKGTDVDQPRNLAKTVTVE; this is encoded by the coding sequence ATGTGCGGAATTGTTGCTTACGTTGGGACTAAACCTTGCGCCTCGATTCTCATCGATGGACTGAAGCGCTTGGAATACCGTGGCTATGACTCGGCAGGCCTGGCGTTGCTCAACGGCGAGCAGATTCATTTGCGACGCGCGGTAGGTAAGTTAAGTAATCTAGAGCAGTTGCTTTCTGAATCACCGATTCAAGGAAGCACAGGTATCGGACATACGCGATGGGCCACGCATGGCCGGCCGTCTGAAGTAAATGCTCATCCGCACGTGGTCGATGACGTCGCTGTCGTTCACAACGGTATCTTTGAAAATCACTTGGAGTTGCGAGGTAGCCTTGAGCAGCAAGGCATTAAGATGAGCAGCGATACCGACACTGAAATCGTGGCTCACTTAATAGCCTTGGCGCGCAAAAGAACGAACAGTCTGAAAGATGCCGTCAAGCAAGCTCTCTCTCAAGTGCGTGGATCCTACGCTTTGGCTGTAATCTGCCTGAAAGAGCCGCAGACGATTGTGGTTGCTAAAAACGCCTCTCCGCTTGTGGTAGGGAAAGGCGAAAACGGCGAGATGTTGTGCGCTTCGGACATTCCTGCTTTGCTGCCCTACACACGCGATGTGTTGCCGCTTGAAGACGGAGATCTTGCGGTGCTCGAGCCCGGCAAACTCCACATTGAGGATAGCCAAGGCAAAAGCATTGAACGTGAAACGCACCACATTCAATGGTCTGCGGTCATGGCTGAAAAGGACGGTTTCAAGCATTTTATGCTTAAAGAGATCCACGAGCAGCCACGTGCAGTTGAAGACACTCTGCGAGGCCGTTTGCACCGTAGCGAAGGACGCATCGAAGGCAAGGAGATCGGACTTGATGCCGACGCGGTAGCGCAGATCAAACGAGTCTATCTACTGGCTTGCGGCACGAGCTACCATGCGGCGCTGCTGGGTCGCGACTACATCGAACGCTTTGCCAAGATTCCGACAACCATTGAGCTTGCAAGTGAGTTTCGTGGACGTGATGCTGTCATTTGCCCCGGTGATTTGGTGATAGCGATCAGTCAATCTGGAGAAACACTTGATACCTTGATGGCTGCTAAGCAAGCCAAGGCAAAAGGCGCGAAGGTGCTTAGCGTGTGCAACGTGCTCGGCAGCGCTTTGCCCCGCATGAGTGATGCAGCATTTTATACGCACGCCGGCCCGGAAATCGGCGTGGCCTCGACCAAATGCTTTACCACACAGGTCACAGCCATGCTGCTCTTGAGTATCTACTTCGGCGGCATCAAAGGCACGTTAAGTAAAGAGCAAAGCACCGCGCTCATCGAAGACCTCGTTCGCGTACCACAGCTGATGCGCGATACCTTGGCAAACATCGAAAAGCCTTTATCCGAGCTTGCAAAAAGCTATAGCCATGCACGCGATGTGCTCTTCTTGGGCCGAGGTTTGAGTTTTCCCATTGCTCTTGAAGGAGCACTCAAGCTGAAAGAAATTTCCTACATTCATGCTGAAGGTTATTCCGCAGGCGAGATGAAACACGGCCCCATCGCGCTTATCGATGATGCGATGCCTGTCGTCGTGGTTCTTCCTAAAGATGAACATTACGAAAAAACCTTGGCCAACTTGCAAGAAGCACGCGCACGCGACGGCAAAGTCATCGCCATAACCTTCGATGATACACCCGAAGTTGATACGATAGCCGACGAGGTGATTCGCGTCACAACTGTACAAAGTGCCCTAAGCCCCTTATTTACCGTGCTGCCTCTTCAACTGTTTTCCTATTTCGTAGCCGATGCCAAAGGCACAGACGTCGATCAGCCTCGTAATCTCGCCAAAACAGTCACCGTCGAGTAG